GAGGGACGGGTGCGGAGAGGAGAGTTTAGCAGCTGGGGTTCAGTCTCCTGTGGGCTTGTACAGAACGACATGCCCTTCTGGAAGTCAGTCGACAACTCAGAATCAGCGGGCAGGCCTTTCCGACCAGCCAGATCAAGCTGTCTATATGAGGAGAGCTCATGTAGGGAGCACACTAGACCTCCCCTGCTCCTGCTCATCAGGACCTGAGTCACACAGCATTATGAAGCTCTAGGGAAGAGTTGGGAGTGAGCATGGACGCAGATGCTTCTGTGAGCAGCACAGAGGCTGAGCACAGCACTTAAACCTACCCAGCCCGGTACTGTTTCAGGGCCTTCTTGCTTGTGTTGGTGAGTTCTTCATCAAACACAGACTTCTtgtgctgcttctgcttcttggctgcacacagagaaaaatggctCAGAGGCTACTGAGTCCCCTGACACTGAGGGAGAGAATTCCAGAATTCAAGTACACGGATACATCCCAAGTCCTCCAAAGCTTGGTCACTGCCATGCACCCCACCAACTCTTGCCCTGGTGCAGGCATCAGAATGGACCTCCTCATCGCTTACCAGGGCCTGCTGCAGGCTCTTCCTCAGGCATTGCCCGTGCTCGCTTGGTTCTGCGGTTCCTCTTGGCCAGCCGCTCTGCAAACATCTGTGCCTTGAGGATTTCAAACTGGGACCTCTCCTCCGCCTAGGAGCAGAGTGAGGGATGAGCACAGAACCAACCAGTGCTCCATGGGACCCTGTGCCACAGGGAGGCCACTCACCGtcatctccccctttttcttgACGTCCTTCAtaaacttcttccttttcttctttcctcttaagGCCAAGTCAAACTCCTGCAGAGCCTTGGCAACTGGAATGAAAACAGAGTGGACTTTAGGGGCTGTTTGATTCTGTCAATAATTAAAATGAGAAGTAACTAGGGGGTGACAGCTCACTGAGTAAAGTGCCCTTCAGGGAAGAATGATGGCTTGGGGAGGGCTGCTCAATTATGGTTGCTGGGAGAAGGGGAGTCATACTCCTCAGTGGTGCAGCCACTGGCAAGTTGGCCCTGTTCATTTTAAACTGGCTTCTCGACACAGAGTCTATGTActcctggcttgcctggaactcagagatccacccacctctgccaccAGAATCCTGAGATTAAGGGTGAGCCCAGCACCCAGAAGCTATTAGacggggtagtggtggtggtaatcTGTTTATAACCCCAATACTGAGGTGGCAGAGAAAGGCTGATCCCtagggttcactggccagccagactaggCCCATTTGCTTTGTTCTagaccaatgagagaccctagggctggagagatggctcaggggttaagagcactgactgctcttccagaggtcctgagttcaattcccagcaaccacatggtggctcacaaccatctgtaatgtaatcCAATGTctacttctggtgtgtctgaagacagtggcagtgtactcacatacatgaaatgaataaatcttaataaataaataaataaataaataaataaataaataacagggtGGATAACCTAAGACCCTGAAGAGAAACAGCTGAGGCTGTCTGTCCCTCAGCTCCTCAGCCCCAGCTGCCTCGGTACACTGAGGGTTCCTACTCTCTCCACTCCCACTACAAAGGGCAAAGACAGGTTTTACCTAGGACTCAACAGCTTCCACCAACAGTCACAGCCCTCTTCTACCATGGAGTCTAATACACTCACCCTCCTGCCTGTCCCATCAAATAGAGGTAGGATGTCTGACATTGCTGGCACAGCCTACATGGGAGGTCATTTTGAAACTGCCAGTACAGTCAGAGATCGGCATCCCTCGTCACCTTCAGAATACCCGACAGAACACACACGCTTACTTAACTAAGGGGCACATGTTCAAAGATTCTCAGGACATCCTACCCCATCTGCCTAGTGGCAAAAATTGGCTAAACTTTCAATATCCCTCAACGTGGAAGTTATGTCATGAGCTCCTTATACAGGGAAATTCAAAGTCGGGCCCTTACAGTGCTCAGCCAGTGAGGAGCTTCAGGACTtactcttctcctttttcctctcttctttggtCTGGAACCAGCTCCTCTCAGGCTCCTGGTCTGCTGTCTGTTTCCCTTTGGATAAGAGTCGCTGTGCTGTGTCGATCTGTGGGGATGGTACAAGGATACCCGTGGTCACACTGCAGCGTCCTTGCCAGGTGAGCGCTGCAGCTGTCATGAGCGCAGGAGTGGGGAGAGGCCACACAGCCTCACCTGGGCTTCTGACTgctgcatctctctctcctctgcctccagctgcAGCACTGCATACacatctttctccattttctcaatCTTGTCCCGGAATTTGAGGATAACATcttacaggaaaggaaaagaagaataaaaatgaaggggACTACTAGGCAGTTAGCGAAAATAATGCAGATACCTACTAAGAATGAGGCCCATGACGGCCGCCAATCCTTggttactcaggaggctgagacctGCTCGGCCCAGCCTGAGCACAAGAGAGCCAGAAGTCTTCTCAAAAGTAaacataaggggttggggatttagctcagtggtagagcgcttgcctaggaagcgcaaggccctgggtcggtccccagctccgaaaaaaagaaccaaaaaaaaaaaaaagtaaacataagGGCCGTGGAGATGTCACGTAAGAATGAAGACACACTCAGATCTCCAGAACCCTCACAAAGccaggcacacagcacacatctgtgatccccACTGTTCCTACAGCTTTTCTAACATGCCCCTCTCCTTCTGTCACTGGGTCACACTGTTAACTCACTGACTCCCATAGCAAAATACCAGCTGTTGTTTCCTACTCCATCCCTGGCTACTAGGACAACAGCACTGAAGGGCACAGAAGGACCCACTCCCTGAGTGACAACCAGAAATGACATTGGGGAAAACAGGTtggaagaacactggctgttcttccaggaccTGGgtcgttcccagcacccacacactgcTCAGTCTCATCCGTAATCCCAGCTCTagatgatctgatgccctcttctggcctctaggagCATCACACATACACTACACGGACATTCACGCAGAACATCAGAACATCcacctacataaaataaaaagaaataaaacctcaaaacaaaaagaaatgaaagacatccACAAAAAGAAGAGACTCTGAAGGATGAGCTCTCTGATTACagagttcatttttattatcaCTAATTCCCACAAGTAGATTCAACTCAGCAGTGTTAACACATGTAAGccaaggccaggcatggtgggcacACCTTTGAGGCCAATCCGGTTTACAgagcatagcaagaccctgtctcaggaagaggaagaggaggaagaaaaaaaggaagaggaagaggaggaggaggaggggaggaggaagaagaggaagaggaagaggaagaagaggaggagaaaaagaaaaaggaaactagcAAATAAAAGGAGTCTATCTTGAGCCACAGAACCAGTTTGAGGGCCACCCTGGACAACtgagaccacatctcaaaacaaaccaaagtctGGGACAAAGCTTGGCAGGAGAGTAGCTGCCTGGCATGCACAGGCACGAGGTTCCATCTCTAATGTTGGAttcaaaaaaaggaggaggaaggaagaaagggtgggCACCCACAGGAACAGACCAAATGGGACGAGAGCCAAGAGTAAGTGCTAGCCTCGCCGCCCAGTAGGAAGGGGGGCTCTGTTAACTCCTAAAGTTCTGACGAGCTGGACCCTACTGTCACCACTCTGCATGCTCCACAGCTGCTGTCCAGGGGACTCAGGAGGCGACAGAGCTCAAGCTGCCTGAGCCCAACCCCGTGCTGCTCACCCTGGGGAAGGATCCGAGCCTTCACTGGAGCCTTGGCAGCCTTTACGATCTCCTTCAGCATCTTCCGCTCCTCTTCTCCCACCAGAGAGACAGAGCGCCCAGCCCTGCCAGCACGTGCAGTTCGCCCCACCCGGTGCACATAGTGTTTGACAGTGTTGGGCATGGTGAAGTTGATCACCTGAAGATTAGAGCAAGGATACTGAggtgcagcaggcaggcagggaggcaccGGGACCCCACCAACACAAGCAGGCAGGGAGGCACCGGGACCCCACCAACAcaagcaggcagggaggcagggaggcaccGGGACCCCACCAACAGCAAGCAATACAGGACTCACTGTTTTCACTCCTTCAATGTCAAGCCCACGGGCTGCCACATCTGTGGCCACCAGGATGTCAATCTGTTCATCCTTAAAGCGCCTAGAAAGAGCCAAAGAGATGTTAATGGTAAAGGTATCTGCCACCACGCCTGAGGACCTGGGGCCTCACGATGGAAGCATCTCAATCCCTGGGCCCACATGCTGGAGAGGACTAGTTCCTAcaagctctcttctgacttccacactggCACCATGTCACACACTCAAGcgcactaaataaataaaacaaccagcaCTGACTAAGTAGCCAAGGCGGGTGTATACTGTTTCAGGCAGTTCCCATCACACTCGAGTTTGGGAACCGACTGTCCAGActacagcagagagcagagggcagagcccCAGGGGGTGGAGCCTCCTTGCTTGACAGACAGCTCTCAGGCAGTGCCGAGCAGGGCAGTAAGGGCGTTCTGAAGGCCCTGCCCCTAGCTCTCCTCTGCTCTGGAGAACTGAATGGCAAACCATGCAGGAACCGTGTAGCACATGCACAGCAGATGCTCGTGGAATGGCTGCTGGCCAAAGGTGAATCTTAACAATCTGACATTTGCACTGCCCTGGGAAAGCCACACACAGGAAAGCAATGAGAGCCTCGTGCTCTAAGGTCAGGCCAGATCTAACTACACGCACCCTTACAGCATTCAGATTAGAACTAACGGTTTCCAAGAGGTCACCGATTCCCACCTCAGTCTCCCACtgctgggactagaggtgtgGTGGCAGACACTGGCATAGCCAACTGCTTAAAGTGGGGCACTGTATTATTtgtgtctcctgcctctgctctaatACAACCCCACGGTCCTGCTTGCTCCCCATAAGGTCCCCTGGGCCTACCAGGAAGGAGGGCAGCACCGAGCATTACCGGAGAGCTTCCAGCCGCTGCGTCTGTGACAAGTTACCATGGAGCTCGCCCACCTGCAGCCCCAGCAGCCCTAGGAGGATGTGCATGCGATGGGCCTGCTTCTTGGTCTGGGTGAACAGCATCACGTGGTCAGTAAAGGTTCTCATCAGTAGAGCTGCAGAGAGAAGAGTGAGCCAGCACTGAGCACACTGACCATGTCCTGTCTGTGGGGCTCACATGCCAAGGCGAAGCCAGGTCTAAAGTGGGAGACAGCAGGCTAGCCAGCCTCCTGTAAGAGGTGACGTGGGCTAGGTGACAAGCAGTGCCACTGTCTGAGCTAGGGGACAATGGATTGAGGCATctagacaacaaaagaaaccaagagcCTGAGTGCAGATGCCCACCCTGCCCAGTCCAGCCCTGAGGCTTCACCTGCCACAATGGCTTCCCGGTCCCCTTCCCTGTTAGGCCGGATCCGGATGAACTCTTGCCGTAGGAAGGGAGCTACATCTGTGTTGCTGTTCACAAATATCCGCACAGGATTCTTTAAGGAGACCGAAGCCAGATCTTTCACCTACCAGGTACAAGGTCAGGGCTGTGACGTGGAGAAAAAGGAGGGCTTGCCCGTCTGGGATCCTCTGCATGCAACTAGGCACACCCACCTCATCTGTCATGGTGGCCGAGAAGAGCATGGTCTGGCGGTGGTGGGAACACATTCGGATAATCTCCTTCATCTGCTCCTCGAAATACTCATCCAGCATCCTGGAGGAAGGGGCGGACATGCTGAGGAAGCTCTTCTGCCAAGAGCGAGGGTGAGGGAGGGTACTGCACAGGCCATGGCCGTATTGAGACTCAGGCTTACTCTGGGACTGCTGTTGTCTCACCCTTATTCTGTTATGTCTGAGCCACCAGGACTCTGTCCTATTCTACAAGGCACCGAGATCCCAGCAGCTTGTCCCCAAATGTCCCAGCAGCACATATTCTGAAGACAATAACCTGCTCCTATATAATCACAACGTCAAACCACCTGAAAGACATGAGTGTTTGGACAAGACCAATCTCCTCCACTGTACCCCCAAATGCTGTGTTTCAGGTGATGGTCACGTCTCTTTAGTCTGTCTGGAATAACCCCTCAGACTCGCTCTCTCTGTGCTTGTCCAGTTGTGTCCTGGTGACTGGAATGCTAAGCCATCCTAGGGAGAAGGCTGCTGGGTAAGGGTTTACAGAAGCTTGAAGCAGGTCAAGGAGATGGTGCTGTGCTGTGGAAACACCATGTGGGCATTAACAGTGTTCAGGAGGGGCGCACCACAGACGTGACACACAAGAGCTGAGCTGGACGAACTGGGCTGTCATCAGCTGAGCTGAGAGAGGAGCAAGTGTGAGGTGTGCTCAGTTCTCCTGTGGTAGGGTAACCCACCTTCTCAATGGACCTGTCATTGGTCGAACTGGGACATATGAACAAGGGGAGGGCAGTGTGGAGGGAAGAGCAGTGTGGGAGAGAAGGGCAGTGTGGCAGGGGAGGGAAATGTGGAGGGGCAGGAAGTAgagtgtggagggggagggggagggcaatGTGGAGGGGCAGTCCCAGAAGTAGCCTGCGGAAGCTATATTGCCTGCATTCCTCTCACTATTGTATTCAGCAGAAGAtgggtaccttttttttttttttttttttttttttttttttttgagctggggatctaacccagggccttgcgcttcctaggcaagcgctctacctctgagctaaatccccaacccttttttttttttttttttttttttgatgggtacctttcttttttccatgtacAGACAAGAAAAAGATCTGTTCTGAGGATCTCGAATTTTCAAATCTCAGAAATGGTAGAGTTCTCATTCTTTGGAGACACTGACTCGCTCCGTGCACAGGcttgtctggaacttgctatgtccTCTGAGCTAGCCTCACTCTTGGCCATCTTCACGCCTCAGTACCccagccttctaagtgctggggttacaggcaccaGCACTATTCCCGAATGACCTCTCCTACCTCGTAAACAGCTCGTtataaaggaggaaaggaggaagggggagaggaataAGGacggagggagatggggaggaagaagagggaaagaagaggtggggaagggaagggaagggaagggaagggaagggaagggaagggaagggaggggaagggaagggaaggggagggagagggcacacacacatacccagaaTCTGGACAGAGACACAATGTGAACAGTAATGGTGCTACACAGGAGTCACCCAGAGCCTTAGAGAATACACAGGGAACAGTGCAGAATCCCAGGCCCTGCACCTCAGGCACACCTGTCAGCCTCGTCCAAGATGAGCACTTCAATGCTGCTCAGGTGGAAGGAAGGGCAGTTGTGGAGGTGGTCGATGAGCCGGCCAGGAGTGGCGATGAGGATGTCTGGAGCTGCCCGAAGAGCGGCTTCCTGAGACTTCACATCCAGGCCCCCTGCAGAGCACACCCCATGGATGACCTGGTCAGCCATTCAGCAGTGGTGTCACCTGCCTGGGGCTCAGGGCAAATGTAGAACACAGAGAGGCAAGAGAGCCCAAGGCCTTGGCAATATGATTTCTCAATGAGCATGGATGGGGAGCCATATCCCCATGCCCGAATTCTCTTTGTCAAGGTTAAGTCTTCTTTGGGTTTTTGATGCATCCATTACAATCCGCTGAGCGCAGACATGAAAGCAGCACTTCAGAACCCAACGGCGAGAGCTCTGGGTCTGAAGGCAGCAGCTGCACAAACTGATGATGTCCCTGTCCTGGAACCATGACCATCCCGATCATTCCCAACTGCACACACCGGGTCAAAGTGAGACTCCATGACACTAACTTCACCGAGAGTCCTCCCCAAACACGATCGCTCACACCAAGTGGAAATTCCGCCCTAAACGGATACAGTACCTACAAGTCTGACCTTTGAAGCCTCATCTTTCTTGTTTGGTGTAAAACAGAGCCCCacatatgtagcccaggttggcaaTGAGCACTACCTCATCTTCCCAAGAGCTAGGATCACAAAAGTTTCTATGGAAAATAATACTGTGGGGGtttttataaatgatattttatgtatatgagtacactgtgctgtcttcagacacaccagaagagagcatcggatcccattacagatggttgtgagccaccatgtggttgctgggatttgaactcaggacctctagaagagctgtcattgctcttaaccgctgagccatctctccagttcaaaACAATACTGCTTTTGTGTGTTATTAGAAACTGAACGCAGAGACTGGCAGACGCTATACAACACAACAAGCCCCTACCATGGAACCACATCTCCatcccagaattttttttctttttttcttttctttctcttttttcttttctttggagctggggaccaaaccaaggccttgcgctcgctaggcaagcgctctaccgctgagctaaatccctaaccccccagaattctttttcttaaggctgtcttctttaagtttttagacagggtctcactgagcaTCCTTGCTGAtgtagaactcactgtgtagagcaggctggcctccaactgacAGAGATCCgactacctctgcctctcagtgctgggattaaaggcccacaTCACACCTCAAGCTTTCTGTAAAAGttagtttcattttattatgtgcctgtgtgtgttatgtgtgccaTGTGCTGGTCCCTCACTGGTCAGGAgaatgtcagatgccctggaactgaagtacagatagttgtgagctacatgtgggtgcttggaactgaaacCCAGGTCCTTTTTTTAGAGTAGCACATGTTCTGAACCACTGGACTAACTCTCCAACCCCAAGGTTAAGTTTTGTGAGTAGAAATGGCGTTCAATAATACAGTATCACAAAAGGCCCTAGATTCACTCTCCAGCACAAATCAAGGAAGTCGTGTCATGCCGAGTGTACTAGCTGTCTCACTCATTAgcaggagggaaggcaggaagattgctgtaTTTGAGGTCAACCTGAACTATACACAGTTAAAAGTTttaagccaacctgggctacatattaaaaccttacctcaaaaatataaaacaaaacaaaaagagttaAGTCTTAATGAACCATCCTTCCCTGCTCCAGTACCCACTATGAAAACATGTCCACCAATTTTGAGGTGGACCCAATTAACACAAAGGTCCTTCCTGACATCTAGGGTCACCCTGCCCTCTATCCGTCACACTGTATCTCGCAGAGGCCGCAGCCCTCACTTACCCACAGCCAGGCAGGTAGTGATGCTGCAGAATTGGGCCAGCTGCTTGGTGACAGAGTGCACTTGGATGCCCAGCTCTCTGGTGGGGACCAGCACCAGCACTCGAGTGACCGCAGCCTGACGGGGCTTGTAGATCAGACGCTCTAAGACTGGCAGTGCAAAGGCTGCCGTTTTGCCTagaggaggacaggagagcagagagcagcttCAGCACCTTCCATGCTTTGGCCCCAGCTGAGTACAGGAACCCACATCTCTGCTTATGGGAGCACACAACTTACGCATGCTGTGTGTGCCTACTGCCGCACCATGTCCACGTAAACGTTTGTAAAGAAAAGCTCCAGGCTGGAGCAGGTCAGCAATTACCAGGCAAGCCATTCTCCCCAGGACCCACTatcatcccatccccatccccatccgaGCACCAGTGGATGCCAGAGACAAAGCTCAACAGCTTAAAGTCTCTGTCATTCATCACCGAAAAGACTCATCCTTTCTGTACActtatgtgcatgtctgtgcatggaTGCCACACATGCGTCCTGAAACCATACAGGGGCaatggatcctctggaattggagtcagagacagctgtgaactgccaCTGGGGATTGGGAAGTGACCCTGGGTCCCattagagcagccagtgctcttaacccctaaactgtctctctagccctgacgcttatttattttatattttacatgtctGTGAGGATTTACCCTGGACGGACAGATGTCTGGTGCCCGTGGAGCCCAGCAGAGATCGggtatctgatcccctggagctgcagttacagatgcCTGCTAAGCTGCcaagtgggtactgggaacaaaactttggtcctctgagaaagtggccagtgctcttcacttctgagccatctctccagtccccaagttCAGTGTTCTAGAGCATGCTGCTAGGAAGCCAAACTGGCATCCCAACAGCTTTAAATACAGTACTATCACCAactgagaggggctggagagatggctcagcggttaaaaagcactcactgctcttccagaggtcctgagttcaattcccagcaaccacatggtgatcaCAATTTGTAaccagatctgatgccctcttctgctatgtctgaagacagcaagagagttaaaatattaaaaaaaaaaaaaaaaaaaaaaatcaccacctgggagatggctcaacggtcAGAGTGAGTGCTACTCTTCTAGAAAATGAACACAGCTCTCGGCACCCCCACCAGGCTGCCTGCGACTCCAGCTCAGGGGACCTGCCACCGCTTCTGGACTCTGGGCATacccacactcacatgtacatatacccacataagacatacacacaaacacataactaataaataaaatctttagcaGCAAAGACCTCATATTGCTAATTCAGTACAGATTTctacagacttttctttttaagatactCTCTAATCCCCCAGACTGAGCAGAAATTtccaatcttcctgtctcagttctgAGATTAGAGGAATACACTTTCTATTGAAAAGATAGCTCGGTGGTTGAGAGAACTTGCTGCTCCTGTAGAAGATCTGGGTGGGTTCCCTGCACATACATGGTACTTTACGGTCAACCCTAGGTACAGTTATACAAGGCCCTAtaccacacctgcacacatatggtacTTATACATACGAGCGGGTAAAGTAGTCATAAtctttattttaggttttttgagataggatttctctgtgtagttttggttttcctggaactctgtgtagacaaACCTGGTTCCAAACTCGGatccatgtgcctctgcctcccgaatgctaggattaaaggcgcgcaccaccaccacccagctcactAATCAATCTTTAAGGAGCCAGGTGTGTTGAGCAGTCACAGCAGCCTAGAGCGCTGTGCactccacctcctccccacccccatctcacctGTCCCAGTAGCTGCGCAGGCGCAGATGTCTTTCCCCAGCAGACCCACAGGGATGCACGCCTTCTGAATTGGAGTGGGCTGCTTGAAGCCCATGGCTGTAATGGCCTGAAGGGAAAAGTCACAGTCAGACAGGGCAGGTAACAAGCCTCCCAGGCACACAGCTTCCTCTGAGTGCCTCTGCTCCGGAGCCTAAGGCACCAACTGCACTCTGGACAgcaggaaacaaaaaggaaagcctCGCTCTGGGAACGGCAGAAAAACAAGACAGACACCCATTCTATAAAGATAAACGCAGCCATGACGGAGCTGCAGACAACCAGGGAAGACACTGAGTCATACCAGGGGTGTCAGGGATGACTCACTGGACAGtgtggggtgggagagcaccGCAGGAGACTTCCAGAAAAACTCCTTCAAGCAGAGAAACAGCAGGTGCAAAGGAGAAAAGTGCTACAATGTCCTCCAAAGGGACTGGAAGGGAGAGCAGTCTGGAAGTCAGTGCAAGGACTTTGGTTTCATCCCAAATGGAAGTGGGACTTACTGCTCAAACTCTGGAAGCTGAGCCCACAACACTGAGGGGGTCAATGAGGAAAGCAAGGAGCCTGGATGGAGCCTACTGTAAGAATCGACCCTTGTCAGTCGTCAGCTGGTTACGGTGATGTGCATCTagatcctagcccttgggagacaaggcaggaggaccaggagttcaaggccgaCCTCAGCTACACAGCATGTTCACAGGatgcctggactacataagaccctatggagtgatggctcagcaattcggagcacttgctgctcttgcggGAGACctgactttggttcccagcacccgtggcagctcacaatcactcggaactccagctgcaggggatccaTGCCCTCTCCTGACGTCCACAGGCAccagcacacatacattcacactgcacatgagcacacacacacacgaaagtgaATCAATCAAAAAAGAATCAACCCTTGTTGCCAAACCCTTGCTGCCCTACCTTCAGGAGGGGCCGGGAGAGGTTCATGTCCTGGAAGGTCAGGCTTTTGTCATATTCAGATGCATCTTCAAAGAAGCCTCCTGATTCCTGCAACAGACCAGACCGCAAGAAAAGAACTCAGCAGAGCAGCCACGCCTGCACGTCAAGCTGCCCAGCAACCTCAGACTCAGGCTCACCtggcccttcttcttcttcttctccttcacttTGAGTGTGTCTGTGGGAAAACACAGCAGTGAGCATAGTCTTTCCTACCCAGTGCTGCTCTGGACATGTCCTCAGTACTGTCCAGGGACTGCTAGGCCCATCACTGTCCAGGGAGGCTGCTGTCCCAGCCTCCTGTCACAGATCATAACAAATGCAGACAGGACACTAGCCTGAGGAGTACAGTGTAGACCGTAGGCTCttaacacaacacaacacaacacaacacaacactgTGGCATTTTAGTGAATTCTGACAAATGTTCATTGGATCCCCAACTGCATAGGCAAACGCAATGTGGCTGAGTCACCCCAAGCAGGTAAGCTGTAGAAGAGCCAACGCTCTGTGGAgctgaggatgagggagaagtgGCTGCCCACAAAGAATAAGCCCCTGACATGATGGCCGGTGAAGAGACAACCTAATACAACACATCCCAGCACTGTGGGCCCAGCGGCACCAGCACAGAAGACCGCACAGCCTCCTGCAGAGCAGGCGCATCGGCCTACCTGCTTTGGTGAGGATCTCCTCATCCTCAGAGGAGT
The DNA window shown above is from Rattus rattus isolate New Zealand chromosome 5, Rrattus_CSIRO_v1, whole genome shotgun sequence and carries:
- the Ddx27 gene encoding probable ATP-dependent RNA helicase DDX27 isoform X1, producing MSQLKKKRAATTLDEKIEKVRKKRKAEDKEAKTGKAEEKEGQEGSDLKGQENLGENEAGSKDEDSETDYSSEDEEILTKADTLKVKEKKKKKGQESGGFFEDASEYDKSLTFQDMNLSRPLLKAITAMGFKQPTPIQKACIPVGLLGKDICACAATGTGKTAAFALPVLERLIYKPRQAAVTRVLVLVPTRELGIQVHSVTKQLAQFCSITTCLAVGGLDVKSQEAALRAAPDILIATPGRLIDHLHNCPSFHLSSIEVLILDEADRMLDEYFEEQMKEIIRMCSHHRQTMLFSATMTDEVKDLASVSLKNPVRIFVNSNTDVAPFLRQEFIRIRPNREGDREAIVAALLMRTFTDHVMLFTQTKKQAHRMHILLGLLGLQVGELHGNLSQTQRLEALRRFKDEQIDILVATDVAARGLDIEGVKTVINFTMPNTVKHYVHRVGRTARAGRAGRSVSLVGEEERKMLKEIVKAAKAPVKARILPQDVILKFRDKIEKMEKDVYAVLQLEAEEREMQQSEAQIDTAQRLLSKGKQTADQEPERSWFQTKEERKKEKIAKALQEFDLALRGKKKRKKFMKDVKKKGEMTAEERSQFEILKAQMFAERLAKRNRRTKRARAMPEEEPAAGPAKKQKQHKKSVFDEELTNTSKKALKQYRAGPSFEERKQLGLPRQRRGNFKSKSRYKRKK
- the Ddx27 gene encoding probable ATP-dependent RNA helicase DDX27 isoform X2; the encoded protein is MLAELGFIGTIGENDEVPVEPESDSGDEEEEGPIVLGRKQKALQKNRSADFNPDFVFTEKEGTYDGSWALADVMSQLKKKRAATTLDEKIEKVRKKRKAEDKEAKTGKAEEKEGQEGSDLKGQENLGENEAGSKDEDSETDYSSEDEEILTKADTLKVKEKKKKKGQESGGFFEDASEYDKSLTFQDMNLSRPLLKAITAMGFKQPTPIQKACIPVGLLGKDICACAATGTGKTAAFALPVLERLIYKPRQAAVTRVLVLVPTRELGIQVHSVTKQLAQFCSITTCLAVGGLDVKSQEAALRAAPDILIATPGRLIDHLHNCPSFHLSSIEVLILDEADRMLDEYFEEQMKEIIRMCSHHRQTMLFSATMTDEVKDLASVSLKNPVRIFVNSNTDVAPFLRQEFIRIRPNREGDREAIVAALLMRTFTDHVMLFTQTKKQAHRMHILLGLLGLQVGELHGNLSQTQRLEALRRFKDEQIDILVATDVAARGLDIEGVKTVINFTMPNTVKHYVHRVGRTARAGRAGRSVSLVGEEERKMLKEIVKAAKAPVKARILPQDVILKFRDKIEKMEKDVYAVLQLEAEEREMQQSEAQIDTAQRLLSKGKQTADQEPERSWFQTKEERKKEKIAKALQEFDLALRGKKKRKKFMKDVKKKGEMTAEERSQFEILKAQMFAERLAKRNRRTKRARAMPEEEPAAGPAKKQKQHKKSVFDEELTNTSKKALKQYRAGPSFEERKQLGLPRQRRGNFKSKSRYKRKK